TATTATCAAAATTGTAAAGTCCCTGATTTGAAGATTCTACACCATTAAACTCTGCACTACCCATCCCCTCTGGAATAAGTACCTGCATAATTTGCACAGGATAATCGAATGTTATCTTGATTTCTTTCCCTTTTGGAATTTTATAGCTGTATTGCAATCCAACACTTTGATTTGCAGGGATAGGGTTTATTGTGAAAAATCCATTATCAACCTTTTTGATAGGCATTTTACTATCTAGAAATTTAAAATCCGTTGCTTCACTGGGTAGCGTAACCTTTAAAACTCCTTCATTTCCGTCACCCTTAAATTCTTCAGTTGATTTATTTGTATAGTCTGCCATGACTGAGATATTGGTTGAACCATCCTCAGCTGGACTTACAACAATATAATTCATATCAATTGAAACTTTTGATGTGGATGCGGCAAATCCAGTCAACGGGATTAGCAAGATAAGTCCTAGGAAGAGGACTGTGATTTTTTTAATCACTTTCCTTCCCCCTTTTTCTTCTTATAGCTTTGCATCGTCGCTTCTATTTCTCGTTCCACTTCCAACATTAAATCTTTATCGACATGATTATCGACGAGAGATTCTTCTTCTTTCATAATGCTAGAAATTTGTGTTTCATATTGGCTTTTTAAATTTTTGTAATCAACGTGAGATATTTTATCCATCTTATACTCAAACTCAATCTCATTGAGGGTTGTTAACAGCGATTCCTTGATCTGTGCCGAATCCTGCCCCGTAGTATTCAAACCCAAATATGCTTCCCATTTAAACAGGGGGGAGATAATAAGGAAAAGACATCCCAGTGCTAGAACAGCGGTAAATACCATTGAAATGATTGAAATATCCTGCATTTTTTAGTTCACATCCTAAAGATACTTTTTTCGTTCCTCATCAATCATGGAAGAAAGAATTTCACTTTCTACTTCATTCTGTTCATTATCAAACTCATTCTCAACAGATTGTTCATCCGTTCCTTTTTTCTTTACCCATTTTCGTATGACGAAGTACAATGTCCCTGCTGCCCCAAAGAGAATTACAAACGGAAGGACCCATACTGTTAAACTAAATCCACTTTTCTCCGGTGCAGTTAAAATCTCTTCTCCATAAATATTGATATAGTATTTACGGATTTTATCCTTATCCCAGCCTTTATTCATCATGCCTACCAAGTCTTTTTTAAATTGTTTCGTGAGGTTACATGTATTTGGATCACATTCAAAATGATCCTGACCACAGCCACATGTGCAAGAGAACTGTGAGGCAACTGCTTTAAATTCAGCTGATTTATAGTCAATTTGCTTTGCTGCTTCTACCCGTATAAATGAACCTTGGAAAATAAACAATAGTAAGAGAAGAGCTATGCCTGCTTTATTTTTCACAATCAAGCCACCTCTTTACGTACTCCAGTGTATCTCGGAGTAATGTTATGGTATTTTCCATTCCAAACGGCAAACAGTGCACCGAGAACAATCATGAAAGAACCTATCCATAACCAATCCATCATAGGGTTCACTTTTACGAGGAAAGTGGCCTTTCCATCATTTTCCCAAGCACTTAAAACAATGTACAAGTCCTCTTTCAAGGAAGAAATGATAGCAACCTCTGATGAAGGCTGACTCTCCGTATTAGCATAGAACACCTTTTTAGGTTCAAATGAGCCTAGCTTTTTACCATCTTTAAAGACTTCTACATCCGCAAAAACAACGTCATTTACACCCTCTTTTTTCTGGTCCAGACGTTCATAATTAATTCGATAGTCTTTAATTTCAATTGATTTTCCAAGGGCAATTGTCTTCATTGTTTGCAAGTCATAGTTTTGAGAACCAATTATCCCCATTGTGATGCATGCAATTCCAAGATGAACAAGATATCCACCATACCGGCGACGATTTTTAACCATCAACCGA
The Neobacillus sp. PS3-40 genome window above contains:
- a CDS encoding cytochrome c-type biogenesis protein CcmH gives rise to the protein MKNKAGIALLLLLFIFQGSFIRVEAAKQIDYKSAEFKAVASQFSCTCGCGQDHFECDPNTCNLTKQFKKDLVGMMNKGWDKDKIRKYYINIYGEEILTAPEKSGFSLTVWVLPFVILFGAAGTLYFVIRKWVKKKGTDEQSVENEFDNEQNEVESEILSSMIDEERKKYL